The sequence CCCGACATTGCTTGGCCATACCCTGTTCAACTGGTCCATCAAGTGGATCAGTGCTTCAGTTATTTCAATGGCCATTTTGTTTGAACCAGTAGGAGCAACTGTTTTGGCTTTCTACCTCCTTGGCGAAAAAGTCATTTTGACCCAAATAATCGGTGGGCTGATTGTTATTGCAGGTATAACTTTATTTTTAGTGGATGAAAGAAGAATGAAGCTCAAAAATCAGGCAGAGATAAAATCGATTTCTGGATAGGGAAGTGATTGGAGTTGAAGGTCAGAAAAGCTGCGATAGAAGATTCAGCTGCAATAGCAGGGGTGCATATAAAAAGCTGGAAAGAAACTTATCAAGGGTTAGTTAGCCAAGAATATCTTGATTCTCTAAAGGTAGAGGACCGTCAACCTCTATGGGAAAAGAGTCTTACGGAAACTCCCGATAAATCCCCTGTGTTTGTAGCTGTTAATCCTGAAGGAGAAATAGTGGGGTTTGCATCCTTTGGGAAAGAGCGAACAGGCAAATTCCATGCTGATGGCGAGCTATATGCCATCTACATCCTGAAAAAGTACCAACGAAAACGGATCGGTTTAAAGCTTCTTGAAGTGGGATTAGAGGAAATGTTAAGGCAAAAATATGGTTCCATGCTCGTGTGGGTCCTTAACGACAATGAAAGCCGCAAGTTTTATGAAAGTCTCCAACCGGAAAAGGCAGGAGAAGAGAAGATTGAAATTGCAGGAAAAGAATTTGCCGAATCGGCATATGTATGGAAGGATTCAAAATTACTGCATAAGACAGTAAAAGAAAA comes from Mesobacillus jeotgali and encodes:
- a CDS encoding GNAT family N-acetyltransferase, with protein sequence MKVRKAAIEDSAAIAGVHIKSWKETYQGLVSQEYLDSLKVEDRQPLWEKSLTETPDKSPVFVAVNPEGEIVGFASFGKERTGKFHADGELYAIYILKKYQRKRIGLKLLEVGLEEMLRQKYGSMLVWVLNDNESRKFYESLQPEKAGEEKIEIAGKEFAESAYVWKDSKLLHKTVKEKTMRG